A part of Rattus rattus isolate New Zealand chromosome 6, Rrattus_CSIRO_v1, whole genome shotgun sequence genomic DNA contains:
- the Tatdn2 gene encoding putative deoxyribonuclease TATDN2 — protein sequence MASERRKVKYHWGSTSEGCPSKRSRPREPRNVAPSSRPGRRFASRPRGASSPQRLKVRRGDDVARAPRSSARRRTSSSSSSSSLSSGSGAGGAASPGFLTASPRRLLTSKGSSLHPAHSSLEEMASLRKEACSVKVDSKDSSFRSTNSEFSTEAEGQSDAMEEPSKFQKRKKDRLQDQGSRMIYLKAIQGILGKSMPKKKGEAATTQGKAGLGEYSNQEGPIKKVEGPARSREGPLARSVEGPTRSQEELVKSIEEGPVGKVTVTVPQKEESHTKVRMEKEASTLDRNSFCDRRVIVDSVKKTSEELLGDRRTVIDKPSPALEIFDNSDSHEDVQKHTDREVVMEYPSSGSDWSDVDELATVRFSQEEPVSLKYSAVPESSSFPTDYVMYPPHLYSSPWCDYASYWTSSHKTPGYPLVESNSRDSAQAEKSSQDRLSVHSSKSTVSTESISKGLEISHKSRSQNSHSLQFSRSIEEKEVKGKRAFQEETPLHHTREHTSSSLPRSHRELSLEEGFIDTHCHLDMLYSKLSFKGTFTKFRKTYSSSFPKEFQGCISDFCDPRTLTDGLWEELLKEDLVWGAFGCHPHFARYYNESQERKLLHALRHPKAVAFGEMGLDYSHKCTTPVREQHQVFERQLQLAVSLKKPLVIHCREADEDLLDIMKKFVPSDYKIHRHCFTGSYSVIEPLLKYFPNMSVGFTAVVTYSSAWKARDAIRQIPLERIIVETDAPYFLPRQVPRSLCPYAHPGLALHTVREIARVKEESLSHTLSILRENTSRLYSL from the exons ATGGCGTCGGAACGGCGCAAGGTCAAGTATCACTGGGGCAGCACGTCGGAAGGGTGTCCCAGCAAGCGCAGCCGCCCCCGGGAGCCCCGCAATGTGGCCCCCTCCAGCCGGCCAGGTCGCAGGTTTGCGTCGCGTCCTCGAGGGGCCAGCAGCCCCCAGCGTCTGAAAGTCCGGCGCGGGGACGATGTGGCCCGCGCGCCTCGGAGCTCAGCCCGTCGCcgcacctcctcttcctcttcgtcGTCCTCTCTTTCTTCGGGCTCAGGTGCGGGTGGGGCCGCATCCCCTGGCTTCCTGACTGCGAGCCCTCGCAGATTACTTACGTCCAAAGGATCCTCTCTGCACCCTGCCCACTCCTCCCTAGAAGAAATGGCTTCTCTGCGGAAGGAAGCTTGTAGCGTGAAG gtTGATTCTAAAGATAGTTCTTTTCGCTCTACGAACTCTGAATTTTCAACAGAAGCTGAGGGTCAGAGTGATGCTATGGAGGAACCCAGCAAGttccagaaaaggaagaaggacagGCTTCAAGACCAGGGCTCAAGAATGATCTACCTGAAGGCCATCCAGGGCATCCTGGGGAAGTCGATGCctaagaagaagggagaggctgCCACCACTCAGGGGAAGGCAGGCTTGGGAGAGTATTCTAACCAGGAAGGACCAATCAAGAAGGTGGAAGGACCAGCCAGGAGTAGGGAAGGACCCTTGGCCAGGAGTGTGGAAGGACCGACCAGGAGCCAGGAAGAACTGGTCAAGAGCATAGAAGAAGGACCAGTCGGAAAGGTTACAGTTACTGTTCCTCAGAAAGAGGAGTCACATACAAAGGTTAGGATGGAGAAGGAAGCGTCTACGCTAGACAGGAACAGCTTTTGTGACAGAAGAGTGATTGTAGATTCTGTGAAGAAAACTAGTGAGGAGCTGCTTGGTGACCGAAGGACAGTCATCGACAAaccctctccagccctagaaattTTTGATAACTCTGACTCTCATGAAGATGTTCAAAAG cacacagacagagaggTGGTGATGGAGTATCCCTCTTCAGGGAGTGACTGGTCGGATGTGGATGAGCTGGCCACTGTGAGGTTCtcccaagaggaacctgtctcACTGAAGTACTCAGCAGTTCCAGAATCATCTTCCTTCCCAACTGACTATGTTATGTATCCTCCTCATTTGTATAGTAGCCCATGGTGTGACTATGCTAGCTATTGGACTAGCAGCCATAAGACACCTGGTTATCCATTGGTGGAATCCAACAGCCGTGACTCAGCACAGGCTGAGAAGAGCAGCCAGGATCGTCTGAGTGTTCACTCCTCCAAGTCCACAGTGAGTACCGAGAGCATCTCCAAAGGGTTGGAAATTTCCCATAAAAGTAGGTCCCAGAATTCCCACTCACTTCAGTTCTCCAGAAGCatagaggagaaggaggtgaaggggaagaGGGCATTCCAAGAGGAGACACCACTTCACCACACCAGAGAACACACATCTAGCTCTTTGCCAAGGAGCCACCGGGAGCTGAGCCTGGAAGAGGGCTTCATTGATACCCACTGTCATCTGGACATGCTCTACTCCAAGCTGTCTTTCAAGGGGACCTTTACAAAGTTCAGAAAGACTTATAGTAGCTCCTTCCCTAAAGAGTTTCAAGGCTGCATCTCTGACTTCTGTGATCCAAGGACACTGACTGATGGCCTATGGGAGGAACTCCTGAAAGAAGATCTGGTTTGGGGAGCCTTTGGCTGTCACCCTCATTTTGCACGATACTATAATGAGAGTCAAGAAAGAAAGCTTTTGCATGCTTTACGCCACCCCAAGGCTGTGGCATTTGGGGAGATGGGCCTGGACTACTCTCACAAGTGCACCACACCAGTTCGAGAGCAGCACCAG GTGTTTGAGAGGCAGTTGCAGTTGGCTGTGTCTCTGAAGAAGCCCTTGGTAATTCACTGCCGTGAAGCTGATGAAGATTTGTTGGACATCATGAAAAAATTTGTGCCCTCTGACTACAAGATCCATAG GCACTGCTTCACTGGCAGCTACTCAGTCATCGAGCCCTTGTTGAAGTACTTCCCTAACATGTCGGTGGGCTTCACAGCAGTGGTGACCTACTCTTCTGCCTGGAAGGCTCGGGATGCCATCAGACAGATCCCGTTGGAGAGGATCATTGTGGAAACAGATGCACCCTACTTTCTCCCTCGCCAG GTGCCGAGAAGTCTTTGCCCGTATGCCCATCCAGGCTTGGCCTTGCACACAGTTCGAGAGATTGCCAGGGTCAAAGAGGAGTCACTTTCCCACACTCTGTCGATCCTCCGAGAGAACACCAGTCGCCTCTACAGTCTTTGA